Proteins encoded together in one Impatiens glandulifera chromosome 1, dImpGla2.1, whole genome shotgun sequence window:
- the LOC124922389 gene encoding protein RALF-like 34, which produces MASFLLLNISTIAILLLSAFLVKSSNNIDSGINLVTAEDTLLDWQSSESLYGGGESDEGDNDDEIEGGSIGRRSLFWKAMQFYISYGALAANRIPCPARSGRSYYTHNCYRARGPVHPYTRGCSAITRCRR; this is translated from the coding sequence ATGGCATCTTTCCTTCTGCTAAACATATCAACTATCGCCATCCTCTTACTCTCCGCTTTCCTCGTCAAATCTTCTAACAACATCGACTCCGGCATTAACCTCGTTACGGCGGAGGATACTCTACTAGATTGGCAATCTTCCGAATCTCTCTACGGCGGCGGTGAATCAGACGAAGGagataatgatgatgagattgaagGAGGTTCAATCGGGCGTAGATCTTTGTTCTGGAAGGCAATGCAGTTCTATATATCGTATGGAGCTTTAGCCGCGAACCGGATCCCCTGTCCTGCCCGATCTGGTCGTTCTTACTACACTCATAACTGTTACAGAGCTCGTGGACCTGTACATCCTTACACCAGAGGCTGCTCCGCCATCACGCGCTGCCGGAGGTAA
- the LOC124937063 gene encoding zinc finger MYM-type protein 1-like, with protein MSIILRFVDCLGILRERFFDIVNVPNTTASTLKKSISDVLSRHNLNVTNMRGQGYDGASNMSGAWNGLQALFLRECPYAYYIHCFAHRLQLALVGASTKEISVWLFFSKLSTIINLIGCSSKWHSELHSAQTIEIDRMITSGERNTGKGMNQIGNLHRSGSTRWSYHFESICSLIDMFGATIYVLESIVEEGSSSSLRGEACGCLITLRSFEFVFTLYMMQKIMGITNLLCQALQNKSLYIINAMDLVSTTKALLFNFREEGFDHLLEYVQMVCTQHDIEIPDLNDSYKSATRRSCQQKDSLTIQQHYHFNIFNSVIDFLQEELNSRFSDEAVELLKLSSALDPKDNFKSFKGEDICKLAEKYYPGDSN; from the exons ATgtcaattattttgagatttgtTGATTGTTTGGGTATTTTACGAGAGCGTTTCTTTGATATTGTTAATGTTCCAAATACTACTGCTTCAACATTAAAGAAGAGCATATCAGATGTTCTTTCTCGACATAATTTGAATGTCACCAATATGAGAGGGCAAGGGTACGACGGTGCTAGTAACATGTCTGGTGCTTGGAATGGACTTCAAGCTCTATTTCTTCGAGAGTGTCCATATGCATATTATATACATTGTTTTGCTCATAGGTTGCAATTAGCATTAGTTGGAGCTTCTACAAAAGAGATTTCTGTTTggctatttttttcaaaactatcCACCATTATTAATCTTATTGGTTGTTCCTCCAAATGGCATTCTGAGTTACATTCTGCTCAAACTATTGAAATTGATCGTATGATTACTTCGGGTGAACGGAATACTGGTAAAGGAATGAATCAAATTGGTAATTTACATCGTAGTGGATCAACTCGATGGAGCTATCATTTTGAATCTATTTGTAGTTTAATTGATATGTTTGGTGCAACTATTTATGTTCTTGAAAGTATTGTGGAAGAAGGATCGTCTAGTTCTTTACGTGGAGAAGCATGTGGTTGTTTGATAACTTTGAGatcttttgaatttgttttcacACTTTATATGATGCAAAAAATTATGGGAATTACAAACCTGCTTTGTCAAGCTTTGCAAAACAaatctctttatattataaatgccATGGATCTAGTATCAACTACTAAAGCACTACTTTTCAATTTTAGAGAAGAAGGATTTGATCATCTCCTAGAATACGTGCAAATGGTTTGCACACAACATGACATTGAAATTCCGGATCTGAATGATTCATACAAAAGTGCAACAAGACGTTCATGTCAACAAAAAGATTCGTTGACAATTCAACAACACTATCATTTCAATATCTTCAATTCAGTGATAGATTTTCTACAAGAAGAGTTGAATTCCAGATTTAGTGATGAGGCAGTAGAGCTCCTTAAACTTAGTTCTGCTTTGGACcctaaagataattttaaatcatttaaaggTGAAGATATTTGCAAATTGGCTGAAAAGTATTATCCAGGAGACTCCA ATTAG
- the LOC124922388 gene encoding transcription factor HEC1-like, protein MDIESMKSSSEQDHHMDMISMMMQMDRIPFIGTTSNSNYNHPLFHDPYSNFLKFGSFNGVLDKKTNHSSTEAMREMIFRIAVMQPIQIEPESVKPPKRRNVKISKDPQSVAARHRRERISEKIRILQRLVPGGTKMDTASMLDEAVHYVKFMKKQVQCLQQAATATAAGAGGGGGGGGGGDYFYSSSSLVKGCQQSSLVMGSTNAQMLR, encoded by the coding sequence ATGGACATTGAGTCAATGAAATCATCCTCTGAACAAGATCATCATATGGACATGATATCCATGATGATGCAAATGGACAGAATTCCATTCATAGGAACTACTTCCAATTCAAATTATAACCATCCCCTGTTTCACGATCCCTAttcaaatttcttaaaattcGGCAGCTTCAATGGAGTTCTAGACAAGAAAACCAATCATTCAAGCACAGAAGCAATGAGAGAAATGATATTCAGAATCGCAGTCATGCAACCGATTCAGATCGAACCCGAATCAGTTAAGCCTCCAAAACGGAGAAACGTGAAGATATCAAAGGACCCACAAAGCGTGGCGGCTAGGCATAGAAGGGAGAGAATAAGTGAAAAGATAAGAATTTTACAGAGGCTTGTTCCTGGTGGGACAAAGATGGATACAGCTTCCATGTTAGATGAGGCTGTTCATTATGTTAAGTTTATGAAGAAACAGGTTCAGTGTTTGCAGCAGGCGGCGACGGCGACGGCGGCCGGTGCCGGTGGTGGCGGCGGCGGTGGCGGTGGTGGGGATTATTTTTATTCCTCTTCTTCGTTGGTTAAGGGATGCCAGCAGAGTTCTTTAGTGATGGGGTCTACTAATGCTCAAATGCTTAGATGA